The candidate division TA06 bacterium nucleotide sequence ATGACAAGACTACCGAAGACCGCCTTACCTCGGGCGCTTCTTTCCTGGCCCTTAAGGACAACGCCATCGTCGGCACCATCACCGTATACGGGCCTCATGAAGATTCCGAAGTTCCCCTCTACCGCCAGACAGGCGTTTGCCACTTCGGCCAGTATGCCGTGGATCCTGATCTGCAGGGCTCTGGCTTGGGAAAGCGGTTGTACCAAACCATCGAGGACCATTGCCGGGCAAAAGGAGTGAGGACCCTGGCCCTGGATACCGCCGAAATGGCAACACAATTGATTGATTTGTACCAACGCTGGGGCTTTAAGGTGGTGGACCGGGTGAAATGGGATGTTACCAATTACCACAGCGTAATAATGACCAAGACCCTGGAACCGTAAGGGCAATTCATGAATTGCCCCAACCATAGGGACATGGCGGCTCACTACGCCTGCCTATGCCGAAGCGGCTACGCGCAGGCAGGCCGAAGTATGTAAATATTATCACCCAGGGCTACGTAGGCTGTACGCCATGTCCCTACAGAAA carries:
- a CDS encoding GNAT family N-acetyltransferase, with translation MEKSILIRPYQPTDSIPKITQLLHKAYAKMAGQGMTYLASHQDDKTTEDRLTSGASFLALKDNAIVGTITVYGPHEDSEVPLYRQTGVCHFGQYAVDPDLQGSGLGKRLYQTIEDHCRAKGVRTLALDTAEMATQLIDLYQRWGFKVVDRVKWDVTNYHSVIMTKTLEP